The Bdellovibrio bacteriovorus genomic sequence TCCCGGATAGCCACCAATTAACCATGGATACGCTAGCGACCTTGCATTAACGATGAAACTAAACGAAGGGTTTCTTCCAGAAAGATCCAGCACAGGAGTCTTATCCTTAAAGCGGCTATCTCTCATTAGCCCCTGAAGATTTGCAATATAAAGTGCTGACTCAGAATTTAGTTTCCAATCAGTATTCCGAAAATGAGCGGGTACTGAATTATTCCAAAGAGACGTAGGCTGCCGGTATGGCTTTACAGTTGCCACATATAAAACCGCACAAGCGATAATCTGACTCAGAAAAGCAGCTGTAGAGAAACAATGCCACGAAGGAATCTTGCTCTTGGAAGAGCATAGCGAGAGACAGGCGACAATCCAAAACAGACCCGCACTGCACGAAACCAAAAAGTAGTTATTATTCGTACCAAAGGAGTAGATATAAGGCATGAATAAGAACAAACAGAATGGAACGAGGTTTCTTTTCGCAGTAATAAACTTTCTATCTATCGAGTATGATCTAACAAGCATACCAAATGCTAGAGCAACAACCAAAACCGTAGGGCGAGCATCCTCAAGGACTGGAAGTATGTACCGAGCCAAGACAACAAAGACAAGCAGGACTGCGGCTGATTCAGCTAAGTTCACCAAGCCACTGTTCGGTTGCCGCAACTTAACGAACAAACCAGGAAGAGTTGACAAGAGGCCGATGGAAAATATACCTATCAACTCCAATTTACTGAAATCAAATTTATACAATCTAAACATTTCATAAAACGAATGCCCGCCATCCAGCGCCTGAAGATCCGCTATCCCTTCAGCAACACGCACCAATAAGAACTGAGATATTGACCCATCAATAACGATGGCAAGCACCCACAAGAGAGTAATGGAAATACTACCCGCAACGAACGCCCCTAGGATGAAACGCCTAGAAGTGCCTGCGTATACTAGAATCGATAAAGCCAACAAGAACGCCGAAGTAGGCTTAGCCATAAAACAAAGAAAGCCAGCGACTCCAATTAAGCCCCAACCGAACCACGAGAACACCTGTGGTTTTTGTTCGATAAACAAAACTCCAGCACAGGCAAGCAGCAACGACTGAAAGTTCAATGTGTTGTAATTAGGAGTTGGCAACCAGAGATGAAAGATCAACAGCGCTGTTATTGAGAATGCAAAAGACAGTGCATGCTTTGCCATCCTTGACTGCGCGTCTAAAAAGGCCTGCCTATATGCCGGAAGAGAAAAAACTTTTTCGAAAACTAGCCAAGAAACACCCAACGTAAACAAGAAATTAGCTTGGCGCAGCGCTATAATATCTCCATTGAACAATAAGTACAATGGATGATAGACAAACCCGAACTGAGTAGTCCCAGTAGCGAATGTGTATGGGTCGGATATCCAGTTAAGATAGAAGCCTTCGTCGGTAAACTCAATACCATATTTCGATGCATATAAACCAAAGGAAACTATAAGCATTGTGAGCAAAAGAGATGTTCCTATGTACATCCAACCACAACTCTTACTTAAGGCGCTACACTTCAACCGATACACTATTCATCCCTGCCAACATTAGGGACATACTCTGCAACGAGCCTTTTTAAAATCCGTTTCGCGCCGTCTTCTTTTTGCGCCAGACATAATGTACGCAACTCCTCCAAGGACTCACGAAGGAAGTTCACCTCAAGACTATACTCTTTAGCCGTCATAATTCGAGGATGAGCAGTCCACGAAACATTACTTCCGATCAAAAGCTCTTCATACAGCTTTTCGCCAGGCCGCAGCCCAGTAAACTCGATGCTGATGTCGCCCAATCCGGTCTCCGGATTACGCACTTCCAGACCACTGAGCTCAATCATTTTTTTCGCTAAGTCTACAATTTTAACTGCTTCCCCCATATCAAGTACAAAGACATCCCCCCCTTTTCCCATCGCACCAGCCTGCAACACTAGCTGTGCTGCTTCGGGAATTGTCATAAAATAACGAGTGATATTTGGGTGCGTCACCGTCACGGGACCACCAAAACGTATCTGCTCCCGAAATAAGGGGACCACAGAGCCTGAAGATCCCAAAACATTGCCGAAGCGGACCATACAAAAACGTGTAACATGGGATTTATCCTGCGAAAGCCCTTGCAATACCAGCTCTGCAAGACGCTTTGACGCCCCCATAATATTGGTGGGTCTTACGGCCTTGTCTGTGGATATTAGCACAAATGTTTCCACTTTGGATTTAATAGCGGCCTCAGAAGCAGACAATGTTCCAAACACATTATTCATAATTCCGGCGACAACGTTGCACTCAACAAGGGGCACATGTTTGTATGCGGCTGCGTGGTAGATTGTCTGGACCCCATGCTTTTTCATTACTGTTTCCAGATGCTCAGAATTAAGAACATCCCCCAATATAGGCACAACCTCAAAGTGCACCCGATGTTTCAAAATGTCTTGCTCAACTTTATAAAGAGCATACTCTGCCTGTTCATACATGATCAGCTTTTTAGGAGTATTCATGATGATCTGGCGACATAACTCGGAGCCAATAGATCCCCCGGCACCAGTGACCATGACGACTTTATCGCGGATGCACGACTTAATAAGGTCTTCAAATGGAGGAACAGGATCTCGTCCTAAAAGATCCTCAACCCCAACCTCACGAATATCCTCTACGCGAACAACCCCGTTCACCAGAGCGCCAAGGCCCGGCAGGGTCTTCATGACGATACCCTCATTTTCAAAGTGCTTGATAATCGCTCGCCTGCGGGAACGACTGGCGGATGGCATTGCCAGCAACAACTGGCGACAATTTTTCCTGCGCATCACCTCAATTGCATCATTTGGGTCATAGACCCGAATGCCGGCAACGTTGGTTCCTTGAAGTTCTGCATTGTCATCAAAGAACACCGTCGGTCGGAACTCAGTTCCGGACAGTAAAGCCAATGCAGTCTGAAGACCAGCTTGACCGGCTCCGTAGATTGCAACGGCTTGCCTGCGGTCAGAATTACGCCCAAAGCTAAGCATAACACCACGAGCAAAGAAGCGACTGAAGGCAATATAGGAAAATGCAATCACCCAATAAATAAGCACGGAAGAACGGGGTAAAGCGGATGCTCTTCCCATTACAACCACGGCAGTCAACATCAGCACGGACAGGGTAACACCATAAAAGACCGTATAAATAAACTTGTCGTTTAAAAATCGGATAACCGAGCGGTACAATCCCAAACGAACGAAAATTGGAATCGTCACAAAAGGCACAACGAAAAAGAGCCACGAATACTCACCTACATCCGGCTTCAAAGTTCCCATTCTTAATGCAACAGACGACCAAAGAGCCAAAGGCAACAAGATCGCATCACTCAGAAGCATGATTAGGATCTTAATCTTTCGTGGAAGCAGAGTAATGCGAGCGAACATTATTTACATGCCTCTTTCATAACTTTCCGGATGGCACTGACTGCTTCCTCAACATAGGAATTGTCGAGTGTTGGATGAACCAGGAACATCAAGCTAACTTCACCCAAATGTTGAGCGTGAGGCAATCGTTCTTTCGGTCCCAAACCAGCACCTGTAAACGCCTTCTCCAAATAAATTTCGCTGCAGCTGCCGGAGAAACAAGGAACACCTTCTGCATTAATAGCAGCCATGATCTTATCACGACTCCAATCTATCTTGAGCTGTTCAGGTACGACAGAAACATAGAATTTATAATAGGAGTGAAAAATATCTTTGCCAGGCAAAGTCACTTTCAAACAAGGAATATCAGCCAAGCCTTTCTGGAGAGACAACGCCAGATGTCTGCGTTTATCTATCCACCCTGCAAGCTTCGCCAACTGGATACGTCCTACAGCCGCCTGTATTTCCGTCATACGCCAGTTGGTTCCAAAACTTTCATGCAACCACCGGAATCCAGGCGGATGAGGCCTGCGATAGACAGCTTCATAACTTTTGCCATGATCTTTAAAGGCCCAAAGTCTTTCATAGATGTCACTGTCATTCAATAGAAGAAGCCCGCCCTCTCCCGTCGTAGAGATGATCTTGTCCTGACAAAAAGAGAAAGCCGACATATCACCAATAGACCCGACCAAGCGACCTTTGTATTTAGCACCATGCGCCTGCGCACAATCCTCAATCACTTTCAATCCATGTTCTTTTGCCAACGCCATCAGACCGTCCATATCGCAGGGCCAACCCGCCAAGTGGACTGGAATAATAGCTTTCGTTTTTGAAGTAATAGCGTTTTTAACGGCCTCTACTGAAAGATTTTGTGATACAGGATCCACGTCCACGATAATCGGAGTAGCACCCACGCGAACGATACAACTGGCAGAGGCAATGAATGTTCGAGAAGTTGTAATCACTTCGTCTCCAGGTCCGATATTGTACCCGATTAAAGCCAGTTCCAAAGCCAAAGTTCCGTTGCTAAGGGCGATCCCATGCTTCATCCCGTGATATCTGGCAAACTCTTCCTCAAACTGCTTTGTTTCAGTGCCGGTCCAGTAGTTCACTTTTCCAGAGCGTATAATATCGACAGTCTTCTGCACTTCATCCTCCGCATAGAACGGCCAAGGAGCCATCGGA encodes the following:
- a CDS encoding polysaccharide biosynthesis protein: MFARITLLPRKIKILIMLLSDAILLPLALWSSVALRMGTLKPDVGEYSWLFFVVPFVTIPIFVRLGLYRSVIRFLNDKFIYTVFYGVTLSVLMLTAVVVMGRASALPRSSVLIYWVIAFSYIAFSRFFARGVMLSFGRNSDRRQAVAIYGAGQAGLQTALALLSGTEFRPTVFFDDNAELQGTNVAGIRVYDPNDAIEVMRRKNCRQLLLAMPSASRSRRRAIIKHFENEGIVMKTLPGLGALVNGVVRVEDIREVGVEDLLGRDPVPPFEDLIKSCIRDKVVMVTGAGGSIGSELCRQIIMNTPKKLIMYEQAEYALYKVEQDILKHRVHFEVVPILGDVLNSEHLETVMKKHGVQTIYHAAAYKHVPLVECNVVAGIMNNVFGTLSASEAAIKSKVETFVLISTDKAVRPTNIMGASKRLAELVLQGLSQDKSHVTRFCMVRFGNVLGSSGSVVPLFREQIRFGGPVTVTHPNITRYFMTIPEAAQLVLQAGAMGKGGDVFVLDMGEAVKIVDLAKKMIELSGLEVRNPETGLGDISIEFTGLRPGEKLYEELLIGSNVSWTAHPRIMTAKEYSLEVNFLRESLEELRTLCLAQKEDGAKRILKRLVAEYVPNVGRDE
- a CDS encoding DegT/DnrJ/EryC1/StrS family aminotransferase codes for the protein MADLLAIDGGTPVKKTPMAPWPFYAEDEVQKTVDIIRSGKVNYWTGTETKQFEEEFARYHGMKHGIALSNGTLALELALIGYNIGPGDEVITTSRTFIASASCIVRVGATPIIVDVDPVSQNLSVEAVKNAITSKTKAIIPVHLAGWPCDMDGLMALAKEHGLKVIEDCAQAHGAKYKGRLVGSIGDMSAFSFCQDKIISTTGEGGLLLLNDSDIYERLWAFKDHGKSYEAVYRRPHPPGFRWLHESFGTNWRMTEIQAAVGRIQLAKLAGWIDKRRHLALSLQKGLADIPCLKVTLPGKDIFHSYYKFYVSVVPEQLKIDWSRDKIMAAINAEGVPCFSGSCSEIYLEKAFTGAGLGPKERLPHAQHLGEVSLMFLVHPTLDNSYVEEAVSAIRKVMKEACK